A window from Citrus sinensis cultivar Valencia sweet orange chromosome 3, DVS_A1.0, whole genome shotgun sequence encodes these proteins:
- the LOC102618047 gene encoding serine/threonine-protein kinase-like protein ACR4 translates to MGNFSFVEGDWVLKILKTGFVVHFLMLSNLLRLVNGLGSMSSIAISYGENGPVFCGLKSDRSHLVTCYGSNSAIIYGTPAHFPFIGLTAGDGFVCGLLLDSNQPYCWGSSGYIQMGVPQPIIKGAQYVEISAGDYHLCGLRKPLTGKWRNYSYVDCWGYNMTKNYVFDGQIESISAGSEFNCGLFSQNRTVFCWGDESSSRVISLIPKEMKFQKVAAGGYHVCGILEGLDSRTRCWGRSLDLEEEVSVAYSRQGNVDLPPSDPMLSIVGGKFHACGIKSYDRGVICWGFIIKPSTPVPTGIKVYDIAAGNYFTCGVLAEKSMLPVCWGTGFPTSLPLAVSPGLCKMTPCAPGYYEASQENAPCKSPNAHVCITCSNGCPVEMYQTAECTLKSDRVCEYNCSSCFSAECYKNCSSQFSDGLTTKKNEKFWSMQLPVIIAEITIAVFLITVVTLISILYVRYRLRNCQCSGKASKSQKTNGAGSPYQKDNGKIRPDFDDLKIRRAQMFTYEELERATGGFKEEVGKGSFSCVYKGVLKDGTVVAVKKAIATSDRQKNSKEFHTELDLLSRLNHAHLLNLLGYCEEGRERLLVYEFMAHGSLHQHLHGKSKALKEQLDWVRRVTIAVQAARGIEYLHGYACPPVIHRDIKSSNILIDEEHNARVADFGLSLLGPADSSSPLAELPAGTLGYLDPEYYRLHYLTTKSDVYSFGVLLLEILSGRKAIDMQFEEGNIVEWAVPLIKSGDITAILDPVLKLPSDLDALKRIANVACKCVRMRGKERPSMDKVTTALERALAQLMGSPCSEQPILPTEVVLGSNRMHKKSSQRSSNRSTSETDVAEAEDQRFEFRAPSWITFPSVTSSQRRKSSVSDADVDGKNLEARNMGNAGSIGDGLRSLEEEIGPASPQENLYLQHNF, encoded by the coding sequence ATGGGAAATTTCAGTTTTGTGGAAGGTGATTgggttttgaaaattttgaagacTGGATTTGTTGTGCATTTTTTGATGTTATCTAATTTATTGCGCTTAGTGAATGGTCTAGGCTCAATGTCTTCAATTGCTATTTCTTATGGTGAAAATGGTCCTGTATTCTGTGGTTTAAAGTCAGATAGGTCTCATCTTGTCACTTGTTATGGATCCAATTCTGCCATAATCTATGGAACTCCGGCTCATTTCCCGTTTATTGGTCTAACTGCGGGTGATGGCTTTGTTTGTGGACTATTACTGGATTCTAACCAACCTTATTGTTGGGGAAGCAGTGGTTATATTCAAATGGGAGTTCCTCAGCCTATAATCAAAGGAGCCCAGTACGTGGAAATAAGCGCAGGAGATTACCATTTGTGCGGTTTGAGAAAGCCTTTAACTGGAAAGTGGAGAAACTATTCATATGTTGATTGTTGGGGATATAACATGACTAAGAACTATGTATTTGATGGCCAGATTGAATCTATTTCAGCTGGTTCTGAGTTCAATTGTGGATTGTTTTCACAGAACAGAACTGTTTTCTGTTGGGGGGATGAGTCTAGTAGTCGAGTCATTAGCTTAATTCCCAAAGAAATGAAGTTTCAAAAGGTTGCAGCTGGTGGTTACCATGTTTGTGGAATTTTAGAGGGACTGGATTCTAGAACCCGTTGTTGGGGGCGGAGCTTGGAccttgaagaagaagtttcTGTGGCTTATTCACGTCAAGGGAATGTTGATTTGCCTCCAAGTGATCCAATGCTTTCTATTGTAGGAGGAAAGTTTCATGCATGTGGAATTAAGAGCTATGATCGCGGGGTGATTTGTTGGGGTTTTATCATCAAACCAAGCACCCCAGTTCCAACTGGCATTAAGGTCTATGATATTGCTGCTGGGAATTATTTCACTTGCGGTGTTCTAGCTGAGAAATCAATGCTTCCAGTTTGCTGGGGTACTGGGTTTCCTACTTCCCTCCCTTTAGCTGTCTCTCCTGGGCTTTGCAAAATGACTCCTTGTGCTCCTGGTTATTATGAAGCTAGTCAAGAAAACGCACCTTGCAAGTCCCCAAATGCCCATGTCTGCATTACCTGTAGCAATGGTTGTCCTGTTGAAATGTACCAAACAGCTGAATGCACATTGAAATCAGATCGAGTATGTGAATATAATTGTTCAAGTTGTTTCTCAGCTGAATGCTACAAAAATTGTTCTTCACAATTCTCCGATGGTCTCACCACcaagaagaatgaaaaattttggtCAATGCAATTGCCAGTCATTATTGCTGAGATTACCATTGCAGTTTTCTTGATAACTGTTGTGactttaatttctattttatacGTACGATACAGGTTAAGGAACTGTCAATGCTCTGGTAAAGCGTCAAAGTCCCAGAAAACCAATGGTGCTGGTTCTCCATATCAGAAGGATAATGGCAAAATCCGTCCTGATTTCGATGACCTTAAGATAAGGAGAGCTCAGATGTTTACTTACGAGGAACTTGAGAGAGCCACTGGGGGATTCAAAGAAGAAGTGGGAAAGGGAAGTTTCTCCTGTGTGTATAAAGGGGTACTGAAAGATGGGACGGTTGTTGCGGTTAAAAAAGCCATAGCAACTTCAGACAGGCAAAAGAATTCAAAAGAGTTCCATACGGAGTTAGATCTCTTATCAAGACTAAACCATGCTCATTTGCTCAACCTGCTTGGCTATTGTGAAGAAGGTAGAGAAAGGCTTTTGGTTTATGAGTTCATGGCTCATGGCTCCTTGCATCAACATCTTCATGGAAAGAGCAAGGCATTAAAGGAGCAACTGGATTGGGTTAGAAGAGTAACGATTGCAGTTCAAGCAGCTCGTGGTATTGAGTACCTGCACGGTTATGCTTGTCCGCCTGTCATTCATCGAGACATAAAGTCATCAAACATTCTTATTGATGAGGAACACAATGCTCGAGTGGCTGATTTTGGTCTCTCTCTGTTGGGACCTGCAGATAGTAGTTCTCCATTAGCCGAGCTACCAGCTGGTACCCTTGGCTACCTTGATCCCGAGTACTACAGACTTCACTACCTCACAACAAAATCTGATGTCTACAGCTTTGGTGTGCTACTCTTGGAGATCCTTAGTGGTCGAAAAGCCATTGACATGCAATTTGAAGAAGGCAATATAGTTGAATGGGCAGTTCCTTTGATCAAATCAGGAGACATAACTGCAATTTTAGATCCGGTCTTGAAGCTTCCTTCTGATCTTGATGCCTTGAAAAGGATTGCAAATGTTGCTTGCAAATGTGTCAGAATGAGAGGTAAGGAGAGGCCATCAATGGATAAAGTGACAACAGCGCTTGAACGTGCTCTTGCACAACTGATGGGCAGTCCTTGCAGCGAGCAACCAATTTTGCCAACTGAGGTTGTTTTGGGAAGTAACAGAATGCACAAGAAATCCTCACAAAGATCATCGAACCGCTCAACCTCGGAAACTGATGTAGCAGAAGCCGAGGACCAGAGGTTCGAATTTAGGGCTCCATCATGGATAACGTTCCCCAGTGTTACTTCTTCCCAAAGGAGAAAGTCCTCAGTCTCAGATGCAGATGTTGATGGGAAAAATTTGGAAGCAAGAAATATGGGCAATGCCGGAAGCATCGGCGATGGATTAAGGAGTTTGGAGGAAGAAATTGGACCTGCTTCTCCTCAAGAAAACTTGTACTTGCAGCACAATTTCTAG
- the LOC102618334 gene encoding uncharacterized protein LOC102618334 isoform X1, whose translation MRNKGDEQFYRKLSRKELQGLCKKYGLPARKSSSEMAKLLASYFENMCSKTTGDPLMITGPLHGAPFCSSVVAGTDNNGFHSKSREEGKIGRFSHTVRSNELDRCIEDKAYDKEGVGCSMLFQDLSNSPFPFQCDRSNFNSKECPTTKLCENCSGIVEDGRVENMCGIQHTDLNHCQCPRENSLSSSSLEFYVRSEEGIKLCVDLSSNPSDWINKLKNEVNICENTSHKKAPSFHQELGRLGESNNQNKSSFLRNVDARQSKDGNVQSESSPSILTKENKDVVLNHPEGGDGSLTSIAIKPSGLAVVLSEHVQEDQGVVSSEPNSDARDGIHSCTDDNGCVTTIESDVISPRKQLAGNSTVDTSDCPISLASFEYQKPSNENCEYSNQENSCNLVNSQLAIAGCAASSSGEVPPSETEIQQNGLSIPHKNGEFLDSVLPGNTETEQSGFANSSEPDLDICGTILPIPAEELERSKLIDGGEGSESSQFDDSLEKTCSSLDNMESDKELLKKRPRIENNDQADHSRPDAKILRSIKNMATKVLRRRSMRLVSKQSSLGVKCPFVNAHCFCTPEGFVKWPGL comes from the exons ATGAGGAACAAAGGAGATGAGCAATTCTATAGAAAGCTTTCAAGGAAGGAGCTGCAAGGTCTGTGCAAGAAATATGGTTTGCCTGCGAGGAAATCGAGCTCGGAAATGGCGAAATTGCTCGCCTCTTACTTTGAG AATATGTGTTCAAAGACTACCGGAGATCCACTTATGATCACAGGACCGCTGCATGGTGCTCCATTTTGTTCTTCGGTTGTTGCTGGAACAG ATAATAATGGCTTCCACTCCAAATCTAGAGAAGAAGGAAAGATAGGACGTTTTTCTCATACTGTTAGAAGTAATGAATTGGATCGTTGTATCGAGGATAAAGCTTATGATAAG GAAGGTGTGGGTTGCTCGATGTTGTTCCAGGATTTGTCAAACTCTCCATTTCCTTTTCAATGTGATAGGAGTAATTTCAATAGTAAGGAGTGTCCTACAACAAAGTTGTGTGAGAATTGTTCAGGAATAGTAGAAGATGGCCGGGTGGAGAATATGTGTGGCATTCAGCATACAGATTTAAATCATTGTCAATGCCCTAGAGAAAATTCATTGTCTTCCTCTTCATTGGAGTTCTATGTCCGCTCAGAAGAAGGGATTAAACTTTGTGTTGATTTGAGTTCTAATCCATCAGACTGGattaataagttgaaaaatgagGTTAACATTTGTGAAAACACTAGCCATAAAAAGGCTCCTAGTTTTCATCAGGAGCTGGGGCGCCTTGGAGAGAGTAATAACCAGAATAAAAGTTCCTTTCTGCGGAATGTAGATGCACGTCAAAGTAAGGATGGTAATGTGCAATCCGAGTCTTCCCCAAGTATATTaacaaaggaaaataaagatgtGGTGCTCAATCATCCAGAGGGGGGAGACGGATCTTTAACTTCTATTGCAATAAAACCAAGTGGCTTGGCTGTGGTTTTGTCAGAGCATGTACAGGAAGATCAAGGAGTCGTGTCATCTGAACCAAATTCTGATGCACGTGACGGTATTCATTCTTGTACTGACGATAATGGATGTGTGACAACTATTGAATCAGATGTTATTTCTCCTAGGAAGCAGTTAGCTGGTAATTCTACTGTAGATACATCAGATTGTCCAATAAGTCTTGCCTCTTTTGAGTATCAGAAGCCCAGTAATGAAAATTGTGAGTACTCAAACCAGGAGAACAGTTGCAATCTTGTGAACTCTCAGTTGGCAATTGCTGGATGCGCAGCAAGCAGTTCCGGAGAGGTGCCACCGTCAGAAACTGAGATACAACAGAATGGATTATCCATTCCTCATAAAAATGGTGAATTCCTGGATTCAGTATTGCCTGGAAATACCGAAACAGAACAAAGTGGATTTGCCAATTCAAGTGAGCCTGATCTTGACATTTGTGGGACTATTTTGCCAATACCCGCTGAAGAGTTG GAAAGGAGCAAACTTATTGATGGAGGGGAGGGCTCAGa ATCCTCACAGTTTGACGACTCATTGGAGAAAACTTGTTCAAGTCTTGATAATATGGAATCTGACAAAGAACTTCTCAAAAAGAGGCCTCGTATAGAGAACAATGATCAAGCTGACCATAGTAGACCGGATGCAAAGATTTTAAGAAGCATAAAGAATATGGCTACGAAGGTACTTCGTAGAAGGTCCATGCGGCTGGTCTCTAAG CAGTCTAGTCTTGGAGTTAAGTGTCCCTTTGTTAATGCCCACTGTTTTTGCACCCCCGAGGGATTTGTCAAATGGCCTGGCCTGTAA
- the LOC102618334 gene encoding uncharacterized protein LOC102618334 isoform X2: MRNKGDEQFYRKLSRKELQGLCKKYGLPARKSSSEMAKLLASYFENMCSKTTGDPLMITGPLHGAPFCSSVVAGTDNNGFHSKSREEGKIGRFSHTVRSNELDRCIEDKAYDKEGVGCSMLFQDLSNSPFPFQCDRSNFNSKECPTTKLCENCSGIVEDGRVENMCGIQHTDLNHCQCPRENSLSSSSLEFYVRSEEGIKLCVDLSSNPSDWINKLKNEVNICENTSHKKAPSFHQELGRLGESNNQNKSSFLRNVDARQSKDGNVQSESSPSILTKENKDVVLNHPEGGDGSLTSIAIKPSGLAVVLSEHVQEDQGVVSSEPNSDARDGIHSCTDDNGCVTTIESDVISPRKQLAGNSTVDTSDCPISLASFEYQKPSNENCEYSNQENSCNLVNSQLAIAGCAASSSGEVPPSETEIQQNGLSIPHKNGEFLDSVLPGNTETEQSGFANSSEPDLDICGTILPIPAEELERSKLIDGGEGSESSQFDDSLEKTCSSLDNMESDKELLKKRPRIENNDQADHSRPDAKILRSIKNMATKVLRRRSMRLVSKSSLGVKCPFVNAHCFCTPEGFVKWPGL, from the exons ATGAGGAACAAAGGAGATGAGCAATTCTATAGAAAGCTTTCAAGGAAGGAGCTGCAAGGTCTGTGCAAGAAATATGGTTTGCCTGCGAGGAAATCGAGCTCGGAAATGGCGAAATTGCTCGCCTCTTACTTTGAG AATATGTGTTCAAAGACTACCGGAGATCCACTTATGATCACAGGACCGCTGCATGGTGCTCCATTTTGTTCTTCGGTTGTTGCTGGAACAG ATAATAATGGCTTCCACTCCAAATCTAGAGAAGAAGGAAAGATAGGACGTTTTTCTCATACTGTTAGAAGTAATGAATTGGATCGTTGTATCGAGGATAAAGCTTATGATAAG GAAGGTGTGGGTTGCTCGATGTTGTTCCAGGATTTGTCAAACTCTCCATTTCCTTTTCAATGTGATAGGAGTAATTTCAATAGTAAGGAGTGTCCTACAACAAAGTTGTGTGAGAATTGTTCAGGAATAGTAGAAGATGGCCGGGTGGAGAATATGTGTGGCATTCAGCATACAGATTTAAATCATTGTCAATGCCCTAGAGAAAATTCATTGTCTTCCTCTTCATTGGAGTTCTATGTCCGCTCAGAAGAAGGGATTAAACTTTGTGTTGATTTGAGTTCTAATCCATCAGACTGGattaataagttgaaaaatgagGTTAACATTTGTGAAAACACTAGCCATAAAAAGGCTCCTAGTTTTCATCAGGAGCTGGGGCGCCTTGGAGAGAGTAATAACCAGAATAAAAGTTCCTTTCTGCGGAATGTAGATGCACGTCAAAGTAAGGATGGTAATGTGCAATCCGAGTCTTCCCCAAGTATATTaacaaaggaaaataaagatgtGGTGCTCAATCATCCAGAGGGGGGAGACGGATCTTTAACTTCTATTGCAATAAAACCAAGTGGCTTGGCTGTGGTTTTGTCAGAGCATGTACAGGAAGATCAAGGAGTCGTGTCATCTGAACCAAATTCTGATGCACGTGACGGTATTCATTCTTGTACTGACGATAATGGATGTGTGACAACTATTGAATCAGATGTTATTTCTCCTAGGAAGCAGTTAGCTGGTAATTCTACTGTAGATACATCAGATTGTCCAATAAGTCTTGCCTCTTTTGAGTATCAGAAGCCCAGTAATGAAAATTGTGAGTACTCAAACCAGGAGAACAGTTGCAATCTTGTGAACTCTCAGTTGGCAATTGCTGGATGCGCAGCAAGCAGTTCCGGAGAGGTGCCACCGTCAGAAACTGAGATACAACAGAATGGATTATCCATTCCTCATAAAAATGGTGAATTCCTGGATTCAGTATTGCCTGGAAATACCGAAACAGAACAAAGTGGATTTGCCAATTCAAGTGAGCCTGATCTTGACATTTGTGGGACTATTTTGCCAATACCCGCTGAAGAGTTG GAAAGGAGCAAACTTATTGATGGAGGGGAGGGCTCAGa ATCCTCACAGTTTGACGACTCATTGGAGAAAACTTGTTCAAGTCTTGATAATATGGAATCTGACAAAGAACTTCTCAAAAAGAGGCCTCGTATAGAGAACAATGATCAAGCTGACCATAGTAGACCGGATGCAAAGATTTTAAGAAGCATAAAGAATATGGCTACGAAGGTACTTCGTAGAAGGTCCATGCGGCTGGTCTCTAAG TCTAGTCTTGGAGTTAAGTGTCCCTTTGTTAATGCCCACTGTTTTTGCACCCCCGAGGGATTTGTCAAATGGCCTGGCCTGTAA